cccccccccccaaaaaaaaaaaaaatcatcgagAATACCAAGTAGGAATTATTTTTCCAAAATAGCTGCCTCCAGGCAAACACTTACTTCCTGACAATCTGTGGTTAAAAAAAGTATGgtactttatttatttattacatCTACCATAGAATTTCACACCAATTCATGTTATGACTTTGCATTACAGCAGGAGCATCCCATGGCAGGACAAATGAGTCTGACGTTCACACCAGCAGTGCTAATGAGGACTGCCCAACAATAGGTGTGGCCTTACCGCCACACCTGCAGCGAACAGCAGGAACAAAGGCGGATGATGATGAAAACTGCGATGAAGAAGATGATGTTGCCATCGGGCCAGCTCTGCCTCCACACTTGCAGAGCAAGAGGACGGAGACTGCTGACGAGGGCTTCAAAGCGGTTGAAACTTACGGAGTCTCGCTGCCTCCGGACTACAGCAGGTGGAATACATTTAATGtagatgctgatgatgatgccCAAGGAGATAGTGCAGACCGCAGCAGGAATTCCAGAGTCTCCAAAAGTACTGGTGGAGATGTtgaggaggaagatgaagatGACACCTTTGGGCCAGCTTTACCACCAGGACTTCTTGTGAAGAGGGATAAAGAGAGTAAGGACATCCCATCCCACTCTTCAAATCAGCAAACTTTTGGCAGCACACCTGTGGATGAAGGCaatagtgatgatgacgatgatgacattATAGGTCCCATGCCACTGGCACCTGGACGAGAGGCAGAATTTGCCAACTCTGCTGCAGACGAATTTGAAAGAAGATCAAATGCCATGAGACATAAATTGCAGGCACAGGTAAGCGTTTTGTCCATTGATGTATTGATATCAGATCATACCCTAGCGATGAAGagtcattttttccccctcctttttttcttttgcagttCTGTGCTTGCAAATGCAACCAATGCTTCGTACACTAGTAATGTATCACCTGGTGACAATTTCTGTGCTGTTTGTGCAGCACTTGTCAGCATtctacaaaatgcacaattttgaAGACAAAGGCCCAGTATCAATTATGGTACTAAGCAATTACCAGTTTTATTACTGTCAGATGCAGAAAGATATCAAACTggaattgatacaaaataaagtaATTATTAAAGCCAAAGATCTTCAGTGGGATCCATAGTGCCATTGAAATGTCCATCCACATGCTTAGTATGCATTTGAAAAGTGAAATACATTGTGATCGTGTTTTGAGGATTCTGTGGTAGATTGTGGACATTGCTGAAACATGTTTATCTATGTTATAATCACAGATACATGATGTAACTGTAGCATATTGTCCTTATTTCTGGAGTGGTTTCAAAAGCTAGATTTATAAGTGGTGGCTGACAGTTTAATCAAATGGGAACTGAGAGTATTATAAGATATCAATCCACACTATCTTATGAAATTGATTCCTCATTGTAATATTGCATATCATTAAAGTATATTGTAATTCCTTGTGATTGTGTCctcttaaccctattcccaccgggggggccaaaatgcccccccccccctcgacgtttcacgtgattattccgcaatgcgtgatgctctcgccgcgacattttatgacttttttctttcaagtatcgcgcaacttttgagaccaaatttgtcgctcctgggcataccgttttgaagccacgcccctttgaaaaaaaatttgtcgacccaaaaattgctcataaatgtgattttgtgtacaaatccaatgtaaattgtgtttttacaattcatataaaagtaaatatttttactctcaatggctgataatgatttattttagcctgattatgctttaaaaagtttctgcgacaaattttgatgaaaaaaaaacaacaaaaacaaaaagtaaaaaaactaaaaaatacataagaaattcaataaacgataaaatacataggaaataattatgaagccgaatttttgcttcaatattattgttgaggatattgaaaagaatatgttcaccaaaaattagaagtcttggagctttatctttttttatttataggcaaaaaaaatatttttgcgtAGATTAGCATAAactaattaatataaaatacatgaattaaaatgtgaaaaatctaactatactgtcttgtagattacattggcttctaccttagtgcaaattttcgcaaGGATCGTGCGATCCACGAccaagatctgaaggggggccaAAAAGGCCCCCtggtggtttcaagtccctcaaaaaaaaaacggtgggattagggttaaatcttttcttgtcattttaatcTACAGTGTAGCTTTATTCTTCATGTGATAGCTACTCTCCTCAGATCACTCCTATCTATTATTTGAgagtagatatatatatatatatatatattatagtcAAACATAAGAATAATGCCGTGTTTGTTACTGTCACCTAGGATGAGCCAAAGCAGCCTTTAAGAGAATCCTGGATGACCGAGCTTCCCGGCTACTCCACAAATTTTGGCCTCGGGCCACGCAGCTTCCGCAAGACGGCCAGACCAGACGGAGGGGACAGGTCTGTGTGGACTGACACCCCGGCAGACAAAGCGAGGAAGGCAAAGGTACAATGGAACAGCCAGAATCTATTTACAGAAAAGGGATGCTGTACTTAATTACACTTTGACAGAGCAGTGACCCATACACGGATGGGAGACTCCTCTGTGAAAGAATGGGTGTTAAACCTGTTTAGAGAGGTGCATACCtgttgcaaaaaataaaaaaaaattatgtgactTTAATGCTGATTTATGTAATGTACAGTAAAGTAAAGCAAAGTAAATTcatatacagtaaacctcggataagtcgacgtcgagtgagtcgaaaatcacttaactcgaagcaaaataaaagtcccgatttttccctatgtattttctctaagaaatatttggataagccgaagtacgagagtcgaatttcggctgtgtcgaagtaaaacattcagtcccttttttacaaaatacacgtagtttacatcacttgagccgaagaagatttgtctggcattctcatgacatttagaggagaacaaaaaaaatcggcatgtcGCAGAACCCCGTCCCTGGCCTGCTGCAGGTAAGCATGCACACTCACCGTACCGCTCTGCACGCATGtggaatacatacacatgtatacatgtatacacacagcacatcgatccacatactttatccatacacacagcacatccatactttatccatgtcaagccagaactccttggtcaaccaatcgctgctttaatattttagtgacaggccaagtgggcggagcttgttCGTGCGTGCCCAGCTGGCTGTATACTAGTAGTTTTGTTCAATGGAGGTGGGATGGGCCTGGGAGAGTGTTTGTCTCAGGGTAGGTTGACAGAGATGGCTACCTATGTTgcaccatagacatagcacatgcacattgccacattagcgcagacattctcagaactacgtttaactactagtattgatacaaattttatgttcaatttagaacaaaataagaacattatcttcaagaacagacaaatttgaatgcaaacacacacacgcacgcacacacacacacacacacacacacatgcatgcaaatgtactataatacatgtacataactgagtcgaaaaaaaaaatcgactctcgcgagagtcgaatttcacttaagtcgacgcatttttgtcagtcccaagagcttcgactcatgcgaggtttactgtatgtAATTTGTCCTGACTATGATGTTAACAAATATCAGCTAATTGCATTtacacatagaaaaaaaaaagatatgtacagctgtatacatgcatatatgcagttttatatatatatatatatatatatgtaaatgcATGTTTACAAGGAAAATCTAtggtctatctatctattctgTATACAGGTACAGGTAACAATACATGCTCAGAACTTGACAccaaacaaaaagtgaaaaaaaaagagagaaatgcaTTCATACTTCAGTGAAAACATTTCATCATAGGATCACAGGATAGACACAAAaaagggaaactgaccagaTATGAATACAATCTATTAAGTGAAAAATTGAGCGAAGATGATAGGATTCCATACATTGACAAAGGTCAATGTATCCTGTGTTAAACATAGCTACAATTAATCTGTGAGATTAATTAAAAGTctctcccccccaaaaaaaaattttgaaagagTTTCACATTTCTTTCCTCTATCTCCCCCTTTGTGGTAGGAAAGGGCAGAGGGGAGATCATCTCAGGGGAAAGCTGCTGACAAGAATTGTGGGGAGCCCTCAGTGTCCAACCGGGACAAGAGACTGGCCGGTCAGGTGGACGAGTATAACAAGGCCAAGAGAGGGGAGTCCCTCGTCGACATGCACAGCAAGGCACGCAAGAGGAAACTGGTATGATCAGATTATGCGCCATGACTCTACATACTTATTCCAAGAAAAGACTGGGACACTTTTGGGAATAATTTCATCTTTGTTTTCAGGGAAACCTTGCTGTTGTTCAAATAAATGAATTCTTGtgtctaatttttttttattgcaactgatggataaattactgtaaaacaagatatatccgcggcatgaaaatttagcgaattggagccaacggcctttctcgcagcatgaaattttcgcgacttgccactggcatccaatgcatattgtgtaggcaagaactttcccgtgcattttaattttgcgaatgttgCCGCTCACGAAATTAACATGCACGTGAagattccttgttttacagtactctttGTGGTCATGAATTAAcaccgattattcagtgttttagtagcagccatgataaaaaaaaaaaaaaaaaaaaaaatcaagggcaTACGTACTCGGGTTAGACTCTAACAAGTAATCTCCTGATTGCTAGATAGGCGTAATATCCACTAGACCCACCTGCTGTGGACTACTAAGCTTTTGTCAGATAGCCAGTGGTGGTTCTTATCCCTATTATCAGAGTATTTCAGTGGGTACTACTGGACATATTATTCAGATTAATGAATTCTTGcattgaatcattttttttttccatgcctGCTGTTGTTTGGGTGAAACTATTCTGCTGTTGTAAATTTAGTGTGAAGACCCAAtgaatttttctttctctgaagtAAATTTAATCTCTGTCAGTGTTTATCAGCTGTAAGATGGGTGGGCTGATTACAAAGGGAATGATTTTCAGTCATCACTTTGCCATTCTTCTGCATGGCAATTACCATTGGTCATTTTTGAAACTTATAAATTTGACTGCCTCCATTTCTTTCAGGAAGAGCAAGGGGCGGAGCCACAGGAGCGGCGGCCATTCAGCCGAGAGCATGACCTCCAAGTCAACCGCTTCGACGACGCTGCCCGAAAGCGTCTCATCAAGAAGTCGGCAGAGCTGAACACTCGCTTCTCACACAGCTCAGATAAAGTGTATTTGTGAGAACGGATGCCGACAGCTGTATTAGTTGGCCACCAATACCTCTTTTACGTCTTGACTGCACCAAAGTTGAATGACAGCGTGTTAGGCATTTATGGTAACAGAACCCTGCAGCAAGAACTGTGATACTTTAAATCAGActtaatacagtgtatactgtGTGACTTGGCTTTCAACATAACAGAGCGCAGGTTATTTTTCTAAAAATGAGGCAGATGTATTTTGAAGTTTTTAATGCAAAAAGGAGATGGTTGACCCAAAAGAAGTCGAGGAAGAAAGCAAAGTTAATGTCAAAGTGATCTTTTTGTATATCACAGCTCTTTTTGCTTCAGTAATGATGTTCTAATAGATAAACTGAAGCAGTGGTTTGTAGGGTATATCTGGCAAACCCCTAGGCTACCAGCTAtgtggagaaaataagaccggataCCTTACAGGGGGATAGTTTGGTAGGACATGTACTatgtaagctgttatttttgcgagggcctgattttcacgaatttcgagATTCAGTGTTGGACCACAAATTTTACCATACTCAAAAATATCTCAGACTgacaggcattagtgcacttaTGATAGCCAAGGTGTCAAAATTGCGAAAAtaacattttgcaaaaattttcttGACCTACTCATTCACAAgaatatctgtacgtgaaaataacagcttatacagtacatgtatttatggaGATCAGTGGTCTATCAAGTCGGGGCAAATGGGTTTCTTGATGGAACTTGAAAGGCTATGAATATGTCAATTAATCAATTATCATAGtgttatttgtgtattttttatatcTATCGAGGACAAGGCTTCTTCAGTCCCAAGGCCCAGGTGTGTATGGGGCACCTTCTTGGAAATCAGATGTCCGTTTGGTCGAAAGATTTGGTGTCTTTTTTGTAGTAAATTGGAAGGCATTGCGAGAATACTTCCAAGACTTTCTTTGGAACTGGAATGTCTTCTATATGGTCCTGCCTAGCCTATGCTAATCATAAATATGCCTTGTCTTGTACTGAACACCGGATGGCGCTAGTTCCTGTATCAAGAATCAGTCAAATGGCTTTTTTATtagtgttgttgttattatcaatatcattatttctgttattgttatcatcaatgTAAGTATTGATATTAGTTGCAGCTTTGTTATTAAagtcattgttattttcatgatgtgtttacttgtttatttatttatttatttatttatttattttctttacaataatgtaggttttcccggccaatttcgcacttttgtcagtccatttgataaaaggttcattcaaattagcgaaaatcctcgtcactgcacattctgtcattcaaaattgcaacttgttcgttcaatttagcatttcgatcaatgaaattcgcacatgtgcctttcaaattcgtaaaacgggcattcaaattggcacatgctcttcagtcattcaaatttgcCAGCACTGGCGgcaaatggtatttcagtcattcaatttcgcgtataggcagtcaaattccaaacctgttcattcaaattggcgtaatgttatttctattttgtaaaggtgagaaccgtgatttatatgtatttaaatgtgaatttttgtttcaccaTCTTTGAtcctaaataactcaagtttgttgttctgtaacgcccctctcctttcatacatgttatgagaactacatgtatacatgcaccagtaccatagcttcacttcactttcttatgtccagtcatggcacacaagttagatacaggcttatctctcaagaagacagggaaagaatgggtagaagcatttgagggttaTAACGTTGACATTAGgacggtgagttggctcagtcggtagcgtcggtagcgcgtctgcctcacgatcacgcggcccgggttcgaacccgagtctggactgagcaatgttgtgtgtaaacataccgtcccctctagcaagaggcaaaacactctgtccctcggataggacataaaatggaggtcccgtgtatgagagggtcacagctcatgcacgtaaaagatcccgcttcattcattcatcgaaaAGAGCATGGTGTCtaaacccggtgaagtggtccaaccccacatccaactggaccccatggaagaccagcttagtgtagctgaatatgggctatccagccatcttcacagatggaaaatgaacaacaacaacaacaacaacaacaacaacaaattgatggctagagctgatccaagaactttattccctaatgatgattaacgcaatatagcacccaccaaatgaaaataatgaaacatgcagatgaaagaaatgatCACGATgcaaattgaaacctccttctcccgttttaaaaaaaaaaaaaaaaaaaaaaaaaaaccgcttaAGATTAATGtatatgtgaatgaaataatgctatcgaacatttcaaacacatacacatattttgaaagagctattgcaaagatgatatcagaataaagaatgaata
The Diadema setosum chromosome 21, eeDiaSeto1, whole genome shotgun sequence DNA segment above includes these coding regions:
- the LOC140244519 gene encoding GPALPP motifs-containing protein 1-like, giving the protein MAELGPRLPPGWAPSSNRAKDDEEDDDKETYGPKLPPAGASHGRTNESDVHTSSANEDCPTIGVALPPHLQRTAGTKADDDENCDEEDDVAIGPALPPHLQSKRTETADEGFKAVETYGVSLPPDYSRWNTFNVDADDDAQGDSADRSRNSRVSKSTGGDVEEEDEDDTFGPALPPGLLVKRDKESKDIPSHSSNQQTFGSTPVDEGNSDDDDDDIIGPMPLAPGREAEFANSAADEFERRSNAMRHKLQAQDEPKQPLRESWMTELPGYSTNFGLGPRSFRKTARPDGGDRSVWTDTPADKARKAKERAEGRSSQGKAADKNCGEPSVSNRDKRLAGQVDEYNKAKRGESLVDMHSKARKRKLEEQGAEPQERRPFSREHDLQVNRFDDAARKRLIKKSAELNTRFSHSSDKVYL